A part of Cottoperca gobio chromosome 4, fCotGob3.1, whole genome shotgun sequence genomic DNA contains:
- the LOC115007463 gene encoding GTPase IMAP family member 8-like, translating to MENDHGEGESFTLSEVRLILIGGRWAGKSSSGNTILRNERFECGRTRTAQSEVRHEVVEGRQLIVVDVPGWSSSLSLTEIPEGDKQRFKLIASKCLPGPNVFLLVIPIDTAFSVTRRKTVEEHMKLLGERVWRYTMVLFTCGDFLRKKTIEQHIESEGDSLKWLIERCRNRYHVFNNKDRSGSDLSRSQVTQLLEKIDEMVWHNNGKYYEVDEQTLNIIKVKQQEVAERAQLRRRRSEDQREVMQTLIPEEKKTLPKLQMILLGSRNVGKTSVGNTVLGIKHQEEGIRTSCSVAQKGFVGKTETTLVDTPGWWKGFPALDTPEVIKDEIIRSLFLCLPGPQVFLLVIDADASFNAKHLDALTTHMELLGEGVWRHTVIVFTRGDWLGTHTIEEYIEGEGEALQSLVEQCGNRYHVIDNKNTDDGTQITELLEKITETVAGNDWERFVLDEKMILTTEERRRSVDERATLRQSQVMVKRKFLRDSSKELHELTFVMLGQASFGKSATGNNILRKEVFATCQNEICQVEKEEVAGRLVTVIDTPGWRKDPCNCTEDMDKEIARGLSLSPSGFHAVLLVVPLDLTFREAQQAALEEHMNLFDVSIWKHTMVLFTYGDRLADKSIEEHIEREHSALRWLIDKCENRYHVVNNMKKAAMGQVTELFEKTEEMVEGSSQQLFCPDMKKIYERIDEKFRRTQLKHVLKQRLAEEYSRREVKLMTGFRETLLELQAEIKRSATTTRSKTLPKGIGQKKKDGNVKEENIDSKFSQKIEKLNKDIQMKSSELLRSSFDFLIPSLKGESPAPSISKPSTDKNHPIDNFDKVLGWLSTLQIGTNVENQLTLNFSDFSQTSGYRSVVPLDGLDFDTENILE from the exons gagagggagagagcttCACCCTGTCGGAGGTCAGACTCATCCTGATTGGTGGGAGATGGGCTGGCAAGAGCTCCTCTGGCAACACAATACTGAGAAATGAAAGGTTTGAGTGTGGCCGAACCAGAACTGCTCAGTCTGAAGTGAGGCATGAGGTGGTCGAGGGCAGGCAGCTCATCGTGGTCGATGTTCCAGGATGGAGcagctccctctccctcactgaGATCCCAGAGGGGGACAAGCAACGATTTAAACTCATCGCGTCCAAGTGTCTGCCCGGACCAAATGTTTTCCTTCTTGTTATTCCCATAGACACAGCTTTCTCTGTGACTAGGAGGAAGACCGTGGAGGAGCACATGAAGCTCCTGGGAGAGCGGGTTTGGAGATACACCATGGTGCTGTTCACCTGTGGGGATTTCCTCCGGAAGAAGACCATAGAGCAGCACATTGAGAGTGAAGGAGACTCACTCAAGTGGTTAATAGAAAGATGCAGAAACAGGTACCATGTGTTTAACAACAAGGACAGGAGTGGTTCTGATCTGAGTAGATCTCAGGTGACACAGCTGCTGGAGAAGATAGATGAGATGGTGTGGCACAACAATGGCAAATACTACGAGGTAGATGAGCAGACGTTAAACATCATTAAAGTGAAGCAACAAGAAGTGGCTGAAAGGGCACAACTGAGAAGGAGGCGGTCCGAAGACCAAAGAGAAGTAATGCAAACCCTCATTCCAG aagagaagaaaactCTCCCAAAACTCCAGATGATTCTTTTGGGAAGCCGAAACGTTGGGAAAACCTCAGTAGGGAACACAGTCTTGGGAATCAAACATCAAGAAGAAGGAATAAGAACGTCATGCTCGGTGGCCCAGAAGGGTTTTGTGGGTAAAACTGAAACAACTCTTGTTGACACTCCAGGGTGGTGGAAAGGCTTCCCTGCGCTTGACACTCCTGAAGTGATCAAAGATGAGATTATACGCAGCCTGTTTCTGTGCCTCCCTGGGCCTCAGGTCTTCCTGCTGGTGATAGACGCAGATGCCTCTTTTAATGCCAAACACTTAGATGCCCTGACAACACACATGGAGCTCCTTGGAGAAGGAGTATGGAGACACACCGTTATCGTTTTCACCAGAGGAGACTGGCTGGGAACACACACCATAGAGGAGTACATCGAAGGGGAGGGAGAGGCGTTGCAATCTCTAGTTGAACAATGTGGAAACAGATATCATGTCATTGATAACAAGAATACGGATGATGGTACTCAAATCACGGAGCTGCTGGAGAAAATTACTGAGACTGTGGCTGGAAATGATTGGGAGCGTTTTGTCCTGGATGAGAAGATGATTCTGACCactgaagagagaagaagaagtgtggATGAAAGAGCAACACTGAGGCAAAGTCAAGTCATGGTCAAAAGAAAATTCCTCAGAG atTCCAGTAAAGAATTACATGAGCTGACGTTCGTGATGCTTGGTCAGGCGAGTTTTGGAAAAAGTGCAACAGGAAATAACATCCTGCGTAAAGAAGTGTTCGCCACCTGTCAGAATGAGATCTGtcaggtggagaaggaggaagtTGCTGGCAGACTCGTCACAGTGATCGACACCCCGGGGTGGCGGAAGGATCCCTGCAACTGCACTGAAGATATGGACAAAGAAATTGCACGAGGTCTGTCGCTGAGCCCATCAGGGTTTCATGCTGTTTTGCTGGTTGTCCCCTTGGACCTGACATTCAGAGAAGCTCAGCAGGCCGCCCTGGAGGAACACATGAACCTCTTTGATGTCAGCATCTGGAAACACACCATGGTTCTGTTCACATATGGAGACAGACTGGCAGATAAATCCATCGAGGAGCACATTGAGAGGGAGCATAGCGCGCTACGCTGGTTAATAGACAAGTGTGAGAACAGATACCATGTTGTGAACAATATGAAGAAAGCTGCTATGGGTCAGGTTACAGAGTTGTttgagaagacagaagaaatgGTGGAAGGGAGCAGCCAACAGCTCTTCTGCCCTGACATGAAAAAAATCTACGAAAGAATTGATGAGAAATTCAGGAGGACGCAGCTCAAACATGTCCTGAAGCAACGACTGGCTGAGGAGTACAGTAGGAGAGAGGTGAAGTTGATGACGGGCTTCAGGGAAACACTTCTCGAGCTGCAAGCTGAGATCAAGAGAAGTGCGACAACCACTAGATCCAAGACCCTGC CCAAAGGCATTggtcagaagaagaaagatggaAATGTCAAGGAGGAAAACATAGACTCAAAATTCAGCCAAAAGATCGAAAAGCTGAATAAGGACATACAAATGAAATCCTCAGAGCTACTTCGGAGCAGCTTCGACTTCCTGATCCCAAGCT TGAAAGGAGAGAGTCCAGCACCATCTATCTCTAAGCCTTCGACAGACAAGAACCATCCCATCGACAACTTTGATAAAGTTCTAGGTTGGCTGTCCACACTTCAGATCGGCACAAATGTAGAGAACCAGTTGACCCTCAACTTCTCAGACTTCTCTCAGACGTCAGGATACAGATCTGTGGTTCCACTCGACGGCTTGGACTTCGACACAGAAAATATTCTTGAATGA